One Candidatus Bathyarchaeota archaeon genomic region harbors:
- the leuS gene encoding leucine--tRNA ligase, with protein MRGSKPILDWRGIERKWLKAWEESRIFEADPDPGKRKFFITVAYPYPNSPQHIGHGRTYTITDVYARYLRMRGYNVLFPMAFHYTGTPILAMSKRLRAGDKELEETFLKIYRVPREIMEGFHEPLNIARYFHREIKDGMREMGYSIDWRREFTTIDPQYSRFIEWQFHKLKEKGLISRGSHPVGWCPSCGSPVGQHDTIGDKEPEIGEFTLIKFRFNGKILPTATLRPETVFGVTNIWVNPEAVYVEAQVDGEEWILTDRGAEKLKYLGRSVSVKGSFQGSRLIGGYAENPVTGLRIPILPASFVDPGNATGVVMSVPAHAPFDYQALKDLRDKGAELLERYGVLPSILDGLKPIPVIEVEGFSEVPARDVVERMGVKDQDDPRLVDATEEVYSKEYHLGFMRRDIPSYSGLPVSKAKEMVKDDLLREGSGDRIYEIINRPVLCRCGGECLVKIFEDQWFINYGDESWKEMARACLEGMRIIPEEVRVEFEHTIGWLKGKACARSEGLGTPLPWDKEWIIESLSDSVIYMAYYTIAHHLRRVPAEKLTPQVFDYILLGEGDPGEISDRTGMDAGFLLEMRREFTYFYPLDSRHSGRDLIPNHLTFFIFNHAAIFPREHWPRSIVVNGSVLMEGKKMSKSFGNIIPLREAVREFAVDPLRLSLVATAGLLQDVDFSPALARSMRERLERLYSWALNVLAGPSEPEGDWGLPERWLWSRINRIIRDATLAMEELRFRDALQLILYLLDQEMGKYVRLASIRGGDGVNPGLLRRILDLRVRLLAPFAPFLCEEIWSLLGDGLVSRAEWPEADLKALDEGVEEAVAILDRVLDDAKDLCRILKGKPLKIRLYSASKAKLEAYRLILEGASMGEALKAVAAGGVGEVDKLARTVKGWVTDAARTPEPVKARRRAFLESFNEYELLREFSKYLEGELSLPVEVYSEDDPEKVDPAGRAARAEPLKPAIHIEVERPG; from the coding sequence ATGAGGGGTTCGAAGCCCATCCTGGATTGGAGAGGGATAGAGCGGAAATGGTTGAAGGCCTGGGAGGAGAGCCGCATATTCGAGGCGGACCCGGATCCCGGGAAGCGTAAATTCTTCATAACGGTGGCTTATCCATATCCCAATTCCCCGCAGCACATAGGGCATGGAAGAACCTATACGATAACGGACGTGTACGCTAGATACCTGCGCATGAGGGGGTACAACGTCCTATTCCCCATGGCCTTCCATTACACCGGAACCCCCATACTCGCCATGTCCAAAAGGTTGAGGGCGGGGGATAAGGAGCTGGAGGAGACATTCCTCAAAATCTACAGGGTTCCACGGGAGATCATGGAGGGCTTCCATGAACCCCTGAACATAGCCAGGTATTTCCACAGGGAGATCAAGGATGGGATGAGGGAGATGGGCTACTCCATAGACTGGCGCCGGGAGTTCACCACCATCGACCCCCAGTACAGCCGATTCATAGAATGGCAGTTCCATAAGCTCAAGGAGAAAGGGTTGATAAGCCGGGGAAGCCACCCCGTCGGCTGGTGCCCCAGCTGCGGCAGCCCCGTAGGCCAACACGACACGATAGGGGATAAGGAGCCTGAGATAGGGGAGTTCACCCTCATAAAGTTCCGCTTCAACGGTAAGATACTGCCCACGGCCACCCTGAGGCCTGAGACGGTCTTCGGCGTAACCAATATCTGGGTCAACCCTGAAGCCGTCTATGTGGAAGCCCAGGTGGACGGGGAGGAATGGATCCTAACCGACAGGGGTGCTGAGAAGCTCAAATATCTTGGGAGGAGCGTATCCGTTAAGGGGAGCTTCCAGGGCAGCCGCCTCATAGGAGGATACGCGGAGAACCCCGTCACCGGGCTGAGGATCCCCATTCTACCCGCCTCCTTCGTGGATCCCGGAAACGCCACCGGGGTGGTGATGTCGGTGCCCGCGCATGCCCCCTTCGACTACCAAGCCTTAAAGGACCTGAGGGATAAAGGCGCGGAGCTCCTCGAGAGATACGGTGTCCTCCCCTCTATCCTGGACGGGTTGAAGCCTATCCCGGTGATAGAGGTTGAAGGGTTCTCGGAGGTGCCTGCGAGGGACGTCGTCGAGAGGATGGGCGTAAAGGATCAGGATGACCCCCGCCTCGTAGACGCCACGGAGGAGGTCTACAGTAAGGAGTATCACCTAGGCTTCATGAGGAGGGATATCCCCTCTTATTCAGGGTTACCTGTCTCCAAGGCTAAGGAGATGGTCAAGGATGATCTCCTCCGGGAAGGCTCAGGCGACCGGATATACGAGATAATTAACAGGCCCGTGCTCTGCAGATGCGGCGGGGAGTGCCTGGTCAAGATATTCGAGGATCAATGGTTCATAAACTATGGGGATGAATCCTGGAAGGAGATGGCTAGAGCCTGCCTGGAGGGGATGAGGATAATCCCCGAGGAGGTCCGCGTAGAATTCGAGCATACGATAGGATGGCTTAAAGGGAAGGCGTGCGCCAGGAGCGAGGGGCTTGGAACCCCGCTCCCATGGGATAAGGAATGGATAATCGAAAGCCTCTCAGACTCCGTGATATACATGGCCTACTACACGATAGCCCATCACCTGAGGAGGGTGCCCGCGGAGAAGCTCACCCCCCAAGTATTCGACTATATACTCCTAGGCGAAGGCGATCCCGGGGAGATCTCGGACCGGACGGGGATGGATGCGGGTTTCCTCTTGGAGATGAGGCGGGAGTTCACCTACTTCTATCCATTGGATAGCCGCCACTCAGGCAGGGATCTGATCCCAAACCATCTAACCTTCTTCATATTCAACCATGCAGCCATATTTCCGAGGGAGCATTGGCCCAGGAGCATCGTGGTCAACGGGAGCGTCCTGATGGAGGGGAAGAAGATGTCCAAGTCCTTCGGCAACATAATTCCGCTCAGGGAGGCCGTCCGAGAGTTCGCCGTCGACCCCCTGAGGCTGAGCCTAGTGGCTACGGCGGGGCTCCTCCAGGACGTGGACTTCAGCCCGGCGTTGGCTAGGAGCATGAGGGAAAGGCTTGAACGCCTGTACTCCTGGGCCCTCAACGTCCTAGCCGGCCCATCCGAGCCCGAGGGGGACTGGGGCCTCCCCGAGAGGTGGCTTTGGAGCAGGATCAACAGGATAATAAGGGATGCAACCCTCGCCATGGAGGAGCTCAGGTTCAGGGATGCCCTGCAGCTCATCCTATACCTGTTAGACCAGGAGATGGGCAAATACGTCCGTCTAGCATCGATCAGGGGCGGAGACGGGGTGAACCCCGGCCTGCTCAGGAGGATCTTGGATCTGAGGGTTAGGTTGTTGGCGCCCTTCGCCCCCTTCCTGTGCGAGGAGATATGGAGCCTCCTAGGGGACGGCCTGGTGTCCAGGGCGGAGTGGCCTGAGGCGGATCTAAAGGCCTTGGACGAGGGCGTGGAGGAGGCTGTAGCCATCCTGGACCGCGTATTAGACGATGCCAAGGATCTATGCAGGATCCTGAAGGGTAAACCCTTAAAGATCAGGTTATACTCGGCCTCGAAGGCTAAACTCGAAGCGTACAGGCTCATCCTTGAAGGGGCATCCATGGGCGAAGCCTTGAAGGCCGTGGCGGCGGGGGGAGTCGGCGAGGTCGATAAGCTGGCTAGAACGGTTAAAGGCTGGGTCACCGATGCGGCTAGGACCCCTGAACCCGTGAAGGCTAGGCGTAGGGCATTCCTGGAAAGCTTCAATGAATACGAGCTACTGAGGGAATTCTCGAAGTATCTGGAGGGGGAGCTCAGCCTCCCGGTCGAAGTATACTCGGAGGATGACCCTGAAAAAGTGGATCCAGCAGGGAGGGCTGCAAGGGCTGAACCCCTCAAGCCCGCCATCCACATAGAGGTGGAACGCCCAGGCTGA
- a CDS encoding nucleotidyltransferase family protein has translation MKGLGLDSRLAGEIPSPKTWKRFKFKETFKKQGMAIKIEIQNLPEELRKSGLEERLAEICRRNDIVFMAVFGSFVRGEQNLKSDVDVAIEFDKNARKSLLDLVKVEEELTEIFGRKVDLGIFSSINPYIIDDVKREMRVIYEKG, from the coding sequence TTGAAGGGTCTCGGACTCGACTCCAGGCTGGCAGGGGAGATTCCGTCTCCGAAGACTTGGAAAAGGTTTAAATTCAAAGAAACCTTCAAAAAACAAGGTATGGCCATCAAAATCGAGATTCAAAATTTGCCGGAGGAGCTGAGGAAGAGCGGGCTGGAGGAGAGGCTAGCTGAAATTTGTCGGAGGAACGATATAGTTTTTATGGCGGTTTTCGGCTCTTTTGTTAGGGGGGAGCAAAACTTAAAAAGCGATGTAGATGTAGCCATCGAATTCGATAAAAACGCACGGAAATCCCTCCTGGACCTCGTAAAGGTGGAGGAGGAGTTAACGGAGATCTTTGGGAGGAAAGTTGACCTCGGGATTTTCAGCAGCATAAACCCCTACATAATCGACGATGTAAAAAGGGAAATGAGAGTTATCTATGAGAAAGGATAG
- a CDS encoding DUF86 domain-containing protein: MRKDRAYLKHIIEAASNIEKFIEGVYKEDFLANVEKQYAVLRGLEIIGEATKNLSEGLKSKHPQIPWKEIAGMRDKLIHQYFGVDLDLVWETVRMKLPEFKTQISEILKEIEANQT; encoded by the coding sequence ATGAGAAAGGATAGGGCCTACCTCAAACACATCATAGAGGCTGCATCGAATATAGAGAAGTTCATCGAAGGAGTTTATAAGGAAGATTTCCTTGCCAATGTTGAAAAGCAGTACGCAGTTTTAAGAGGACTTGAAATAATTGGGGAAGCAACCAAGAACTTAAGCGAGGGATTGAAATCGAAGCATCCTCAAATTCCATGGAAAGAGATCGCTGGGATGAGGGATAAATTAATCCATCAGTATTTCGGCGTAGATTTAGATTTAGTTTGGGAAACGGTGAGGATGAAACTACCAGAATTTAAAACTCAAATCTCAGAAATACTCAAGGAAATCGAAGCAAATCAAACCTAA
- the thiL gene encoding thiamine-phosphate kinase produces the protein MALTERRAIRIISENIRRDPRVLLPYGDDASAIPVGAGAIVLKADMLVRATDAPRGMTFRQMAMKAVTSTVSDLAAKGVKPEVLLVSLALPRGTTSRQVRELALGLDEAANLYGAYILGGDLNEGPDLIIDCVALAQSDPGRLIPRDGAKPGDIIATTGAYGNPPAALKLFHERLRIDLPEPVAAKLREALYEPKAHLKEGLALAGLASASIDSSDGLAWSIHEIARMSRVKAVLTDVPISMEAVQFAEKAGVNPLSLALYGGEEYNIVATINPENWTKALESVEDAGGELHRIGYVTEGRGVYLEKGDGEAVTIEPRGWEHLRN, from the coding sequence ATGGCGTTGACGGAGCGCCGAGCCATACGGATAATATCGGAGAATATCCGGCGGGATCCTAGGGTTCTCCTGCCCTACGGGGATGATGCTTCAGCGATCCCCGTGGGTGCTGGAGCAATCGTCTTGAAGGCCGATATGCTCGTCAGGGCTACGGATGCGCCGAGGGGCATGACCTTCAGGCAGATGGCCATGAAGGCCGTTACGTCGACGGTCAGCGACCTGGCTGCGAAGGGGGTTAAACCTGAGGTGCTCCTCGTATCTTTGGCCCTGCCCCGTGGAACCACCTCGAGGCAGGTCAGGGAACTAGCCTTAGGGCTAGACGAGGCCGCGAACCTTTACGGGGCTTACATCCTAGGCGGGGATCTAAACGAGGGACCAGACCTCATAATAGACTGTGTGGCGTTGGCCCAGTCGGATCCTGGGAGGCTCATACCCAGGGATGGAGCGAAGCCGGGGGACATCATCGCCACCACAGGCGCCTACGGGAACCCTCCAGCGGCCCTGAAGCTGTTCCATGAACGATTAAGGATCGACCTGCCCGAACCCGTGGCGGCGAAGCTCAGGGAGGCCCTCTACGAGCCTAAAGCCCACCTGAAGGAGGGGTTAGCCCTAGCTGGTTTAGCCTCGGCCTCGATAGACTCCAGCGACGGCCTAGCCTGGTCGATCCATGAGATAGCCCGGATGAGCCGGGTCAAGGCCGTCCTCACAGACGTACCCATAAGCATGGAGGCCGTCCAATTCGCGGAGAAGGCTGGGGTGAACCCGTTGAGCCTAGCCCTCTACGGGGGAGAGGAATACAACATAGTCGCCACAATAAACCCGGAGAACTGGACGAAAGCCCTGGAGAGCGTGGAGGACGCCGGAGGGGAACTCCACAGAATAGGATATGTAACGGAGGGGAGGGGCGTATACCTGGAGAAGGGGGATGGGGAAGCCGTGACGATAGAGCCGAGGGGATGGGAACACCTTAGGAACTAA